One genomic region from Apodemus sylvaticus chromosome 1, mApoSyl1.1, whole genome shotgun sequence encodes:
- the Naaladl1 gene encoding aminopeptidase NAALADL1 — MHWAKILGVAVGAAALLGLGIILGHFAIPKATDPPTSSTSDSQDLDLAILDSVMGQLDASRIREDLRELSKEPHVATSPRDEALVQLLLGRWKDSATGLDSAKTYEYTVLLSFPNTEQPNSVEVVDPNGTVFHSFQPFEKNLTGEQAVPGVLQPYAAYAPPGTPKGLLVYANRGSEEDFKHLEAQGINLEGTIALTRYGSVGRGAKAINAAKHGVVGVLVYTDPGDINDGKSLPNETFPNSWGLPPSGVERGSYFEYFGDPLTPYLPAHPSSFRLEPHNISGFPPIPAQPIGFEDAKDLLCNLTGPSAPDSWQGALGCEYKLGPGFEPNGSFPVGSEVKVSVHNRLELRTSSNVLGIIQGAVEPDRYVIYGNHRDSWVHGAVDPSSGTAVLLEISRVLGTLLKKGSWRPRRTIILASWGAEEFGLIGSTEFTEEFLNKLQERTVAYINVDISVFSNATLRAQGTPPVQSVIFSATKEISAPGSSGLSIYDNWIRYTNRTSPVYGLVPRMGTLGAGSDYASFVHFLGITSMDLAYTYDQSKTSARIYPTYHTAFDTFDYVEKFLDPGFSSHQAVARTAGSVLLRLSDSLFLPLNVSDYSETLQSFLQAAQDDLGTLLEKQNISLGPLVTAVEKFKTAAAALVQHILTLQKSSPDPLQVRMVNDQLMLLERAFLNPRAFPEERYYSHVLWAPNTASVATFPGLANACARAQEIGSGSEAWAEVQRQLSIVVMALEGAAATLAPVTDL, encoded by the exons ATGCACTGGGCGAAAATACTAGGGGTGGCTGTCGGGGCCGCCGCCCTCTTGGGACTGGGGATCATCCTGGGGCACTTTGCTATCCCCAAAGCAACTGACCCTCCAACCTCCAGTACTTCAGACTCCCAGGACCTGGACCTGGCGATCCTTGACTCCGTAATGGGACAACTAGATGCCAGTAGGATCCGAGAGGACCTTCG AGAACTCTCCAAGGAACCACACGTGGCCACCAGCCCTCGGGATGAGGCCCTGGTGCAGCTGCTGCTGGGGCGCTGGAAGGATTCGGCGACTGGGCTGGACTCAGCCAAGACCTATGAGTATACGGTCCTGCTCTCCTTCCCCAACACAGAGCAGCCTAACAGCGTGGAAGTCG TGGACCCCAATGGGACGGTCTTCCACTCCTTCCAACCCTTTGAGAAGAATCTGACCGGGGAGCAGGCGGTGCCCGGTGTGTTGCAACCTTATGCTGCCTATGCTCCCCCTGGGACTCCAAAG GGCCTCCTCGTCTACGCCAACCGAGGCTCAGAAGAGGACTTCAAGCATTTAGAAGCTCAGGGCATCAACCTTGAAGGCACCATCGCCCTGACTCGCTACGGGAGCGTGGGACGTGGGGCCAAG GCCATCAATGCTGCCAAACACGGAGTTGTCGGAGTACTGGTGTACACGGACCCTGGTGACATCAATGATGGGAAGAGCTTGCCTAATGAAACCTTCCCCAACTCCTGGGGGCTGCCTCCTTCTGGTGTGGAGCGAGGCTCCTACTTTGAGTATTTTGGGGACCCTCTGACTCCTTACCTTCCAGCTCACCCCTCTTCTTTCCGCCTGGAGCCTCACAACATCTCAGGATTTCCCCCAATTCCCGCCCAGCCTATTGGCTTTGAGGATGCAAAAGATCTGCTCTG TAACCTCACTGGACCCTCGGCCCCTGACTCCTGGCAGGGCGCACTGGGCTGTGAATACAAGCTGGGACCGGGCTTCGAGCCGAACGGAAGCTTCCCAGTTGGCAG cgagGTGAAAGTGAGTGTCCACAACAGACTGGAGCTGAGAACCTCCTCCAACGTCCTGGGCATCATCCAGGGGGCGGTGGAGCCTG ATCGATACGTGATCTACGGAAATCACCGGGACAGCTGGGTCCATGGCGCGGTGGACCCCAGCAGCGGTACTGCTGTCCTCCTGGAGATCTCTCGAGTCCTGGGGACCTTGCTAAAGAAGG GCTCTTGGCGACCCCGGAGAACCATCATCTTGGCCAGCTGGGGAGCAGAGGAGTTCGGGCTCATAGGCTCGACAGAGTTCACGGAG GAGTTCCTCAACAAGCTGCAGGAGCGCACGGTGGCCTACATCAACGTGGACATCTCTGTGTTCT cCAATGCTACCCTCCGGGCACAGGGGACACCCCCTGTACAAAGTGTGATCTTCTCTGCCACCAAAGAG ATCAGTGCACCAGGCTCCAGTGGTCTCAGTATCTATGACAACTGGATCCGATATACTAACCGCACTAGTCCAGTATACGGACTGGTTCCCAG AATGGGCACTCTGGGTGCGGGCAGCGACTATGCCTCATTTGTCCACTTCCTGGGCATCACTTCTATGGACCTTGCCTATACCTATGACCAG AGCAAGACCTCAGCCAGGATCTACCCGACCTACCACACAGCATTTGACACGTTTGATTATGTGGAGAAGTTTCTGGACCCTG GTTTCAGCAGCCACCAAGCCGTGGCCCGGACCGCCGGGAGCGTGCTTCTCCGGCTCAGTGACAGCCTCTTCCTGCCCCTCAATGTCAGTGACTATAGTGAGACACTACAGAGTTTCCTGCAGGCTGCTCAAGACGACCTTGGTACCCTGCTAGAGAAGCAGAACATCAGCCTGG GGCCCTTGGTGACTGCAGTGGAGAAGTTTAAGACCGCAGCTGCAGCCTTGGTCCAGCACATCTTGACACTGCAGAAGAGCAGCCCCGA TCCTCTGCAGGTTCGGATGGTCAACGACCAGCTAATGCTCTTGGAACGTGCATTCCTGAACCCGAGGGCTTTCCCAGAGGAGCGGTACTATAG CCACGTGCTCTGGGCACCCAACACAGCCTCTGTTGCCACATTCCCAGGTCTGGCCAATGCTTGTGCCAGGGCCCAGGAAATCGGCTCCGGATCTGAAGCTTGGGCTGAGGTACAGCGGCAGCTTAGCATTGTAGTAATGGCCCTGGAGGGTGCAGCAGCCACCCTGGCACCCGtgactgacctctga
- the LOC127691885 gene encoding LOW QUALITY PROTEIN: translation initiation factor IF-2-like (The sequence of the model RefSeq protein was modified relative to this genomic sequence to represent the inferred CDS: inserted 1 base in 1 codon), with product MQPAEPQLEEPKDSSEPDMEPSSEPEPEPTLDVQPEPTVTFLFTLLNTPEPKDDDDETDTEYESQFVEQDDWGPRRTSEEIQLLQRDCRRLQESLYASQRENMVLEEKLENLPTVVYEDLEDIMIIPDESKVTQEIAEDSQDKAXGHPGERKGYPGGSRGHSKGSKGHPARTRRHLGESRGHPEGSPTS from the exons ATGCAGCCTGCCGAGCCACAGCTAGAAGAACCTAAGGACTCCAGCGAGCCTGATATGGAG CCATCttcagagccagagccagagccaacGTTGGACGTGCAGCCGGAACCGACTGTCACATTCCTGTTCACACTCCTGAACACTCCTGAGCCCAAAGATGATGACGATGAGAC GGACACAGAGTATGAGAGTCAGTTCGTGGAGCAGGATGACTGGGGCCCCAGGCGGACCTCGGAAGAAATACAGCTTTTGCAGAGGGACTGCAGGAG GCTCCAGGAATCACTGTACGCTAGCCAAAGGGAAAACATGGTCCTTGAAGAGAAGCTAGAAAACTTG CCTACCGTGGTGTACGAGGACCTGGAAGACATCATGATCATTCCAGACGAATCTAAGGTCACCCAGGAAATAGCTGAAGACTCCCAAGACAAAG GAGGGCAtccaggagaaaggaaaggatatccaggaggaagcagaggacacTCAAAAGGAAGCAAGGGTCACCCAGCAAGAACCAGAAGACACCTTGGAGAAAGCAGAGGACACCCAGAAGGAAGTCCAACCTCGTGA
- the LOC127691880 gene encoding sororin — protein MSERRTRSGGAAQRSGPRTPLTKPSRSSKRKSGSDLPNTFPEIWPKTTPAAPVRKAIVLKKIVAHAVEVPDVHTLNRSPRISFILEKENNPPLKVPTKEDLFKTCSVPGTPSSTPVLYTQNVESNSGEAELDTRDLEMSQKVRRSYGRLQGLGCASTSTPGRRSFFGFEGPDDLPGVSPVVCSKLMETPKVPAKQLVPDRTLPGISPPVVKEKRKKRIPEIPKSELDKWAMAMNAEFEAAEQFDLLIE, from the exons ATGTCGGAGCGGCGAACACGATCCGGAGGGGCCGCCCAGCGGTCTG GGCCCAGGACTCCACTTACCAAGCCTTCGAGGTCGTCCAAGCGGAAATCTGGCTCAGATCTCCCGAACACGTTCCCTGAAATCTGGCCGAAG actaCTCCAGCAGCTCCAGTTAGAAAGGCCATCGTCTTGAAGAAGATCGTAGCTCATGCAGTAGAG GTCCCAGATGTCCACACACTTAACAGGAGCCCTAGG ATCTCTTTTatcttggaaaaagaaaacaaccctcCGCTCAAGGTACCCACTAAAGAGGACCTCTTCAAGACTTGCAGTGTGCCTGGTACTCCCTCCAGCACCCCTGTGCTGTACACTCAGAATGTTGAGTCTAACTCTGGAGAAGCAGAGCTGgacaccagagacctggaaatGTCGCAGAAAGTCCGGCGGTCATATGGTCGGCTTCAGGGCCTTGGCTGTGCCTCAACCTCCACCCCTGGCCGCCGGTCCTTTTTTGGCTTTGAGGGACCTGACGACTTGCCTGGAGTCTCACCTGTTGTGTGTTCAAAGTTAATGGAGACCCCAAAGGTACCTGCGAAGCAGTTGGTTCCAGATAGGACACTCCCTGGAATCTCTCCCCCAGTTGTGAAAGAGAAACGAAAGAAGAGGATTCCTGAGATCCCG AAATCAGAGCTGGATAAGTGGGCTATGGCCATGAATGCCGAATTCGAAGCTGCTGAGCAGTTTGATCTTCTGATTGAATGA
- the Zfpl1 gene encoding zinc finger protein-like 1, translating to MGLCKCPKRKVTNLFCFEHRVNVCEHCLVANHAKCIVQSYLQWLQDSDYNPNCRLCNTPLASRETTRLVCYDLFHWACINDRAAQLPRNTAPAGYQCPSCNGPIFPPANLAGPVASALREKLATVNWARAGLGLPLIDEVISPEPEPLNSSDFSDWSSFNATTPPVQEERDSTPAAPAFYSQAPRPPPSPSRPEQHTVIHMGGTEALTHAPRKVYDTRDDDRTAGFHGDCDDDKYRRRPALGWLAQLLRSRAGSRKRPLTLLQRAGLLLLLGLLGFLALLALMSRLGRAAADSDPNLDPLMNPHIRVGPS from the exons ATGGGACTTTGCAAGTGCCCCAAGAGGAAGGTGACGAACCTGTTCTGCTTCGAACACCGAGTTAACGTCTGCGAGCACTGCCTGGTAGCCAATCACGCCAAG TGCATCGTGCAGTCCTACTTGCAGTGGCTACAAGATAGTGACTACAACCCCAATTGCCGCCTGTGCAACACACCCCTGGCCAGCCGGGAGACCACCCGTCTTGTCTGCTATG ATCTCTTTCACTGGGCCTGTATCAATGACCGTGCTGCCCAGCTACCACGAAACACAGCGCCTGCAGGCTACCAGTGTCCCAGCTGTAACGGCCCCATCTTCCCCCCGGCCAACCTTGCTGGCCCAGTGGCTTCAGCACTGAGAGAAAAGCTAGCCACCGTCAACTGGGCCCGGGCAGGACTGGGCCTCCCTCTG ATCGATGAGGTGATAAGCCCAGAGCCTGAACCCCTCAATTCCTCAGATTTCTCTGACTGGTCCAGCTTTAATG CCACCACCCCCCCTGtgcaagaggagagagacagcACTCCCGCTGCACCTGCTTTCTATAGCCAGGCTCCccgtcctcctccttcccccagcCGTCCGGAGCagcacacagtcatacacatggGCGGCACTGAAGCCCTGACACACG CCCCAAGGAAAGTATATGACACACGGGATGATGACCGGACAGCAGGATTTCATGGAGATTGTGATGATGACAAATACCGCCGCCGGCCTGCTCTGGGTTGGCTGGCCCAACTGCTCAG GAGCCGGGCTGGGTCCCGGAAGCGGCCACTGACTCTGCTCCAGCGGGCAGGGCTGCTGCTCCTGTTGGGGCTGCTGGGCTTCCTGGCACTCCTCGCCCTTATGTCTCGACTCGGCCGGGCTGCAGCAGACAGTGATCCCAATCTGGACCCGCTCATGAACCCTCACATCCGTGTAGGTCCTTCCTGA